A single Drechmeria coniospora strain ARSEF 6962 chromosome 03, whole genome shotgun sequence DNA region contains:
- a CDS encoding ABC transporter — protein sequence MGSNGGETLADAERSAKGQLEHDDTEWSMKPELVAFRQRDDDSGFPSRELGVTWKGLTVEAVSADAAMHENVLSQFNIPQLVRESRSKAPLKKILDNCHGCVKPGEMLLVLGRPGSGCTTLLNMLANKRKGYAHVSGDVHYGSMAADEARQYRGQVVMNTEDELFFPSLTVGQTMDFATRLKVPFRLPDGVKSHEAHRTDARDFLLRSMAIEHTLDTKVGNAFVRGVSGGERKRVSIVECMASRGSVFCWDNSTRGLDASTALEYAKAIRAMTDVLGLASIVTLYQAGNGIYQLFDKVLVLDEGKEIYYGTRSEARPFMEKLGFVCHDGANVADFLTGVTVPTERRVRPEMSQKFPRNADAIRTEYERSPMHEMMSEQYSYPFSDEAKQKTVIFQEGIAMERDKRLPSSSPHTVGFAAQVKACVERQYQILWGDKATFLIKQISTVVQALIAGSLFYQAPATSAGLFLKSGACFFALLFNSLLSMSEVTDSFTGRPVLLKHKAFAFFHPAAFCIAQIAADIPVLLFQVSIFSVILYFMVGLTADAATFFTFWIIVLTTTFCMTALFRAIGASFRTFDSASKVSGFIIAASIMYTGYMIVKPKMHPWFVWIFWIDPLAYAFDALLSNEFHGKVIACVGNNLIPNGPGFTSSDGGGHQACAGVGGAVPGQTHVDGDMYLAALSYSHEHLWRNVGIVWAWWALFVAITVWSTSRWRLSSENGPSLLIPRENAARRLLGHRRQDDEEGQGARKGLGANSSSPSEGNSGDDEKREQTASITRNTSVFTWKNLSYTVKTSSGDRLLLDNIQGWVKPGSLTALMGSSGAGKTTLLDVLAQRKTEGTIRGSIMVDGRPLPVSFQRSAGYCEQLDVHEAYATVREALEFSALLRQGREVPRREKLAYVDSIIDLLELHDLADTLIGEVGAGLSVEQRKRVTIGVELVAKPSILIFLDEPTSGLDGQSAFHTVHFLRKLAAVGQAVLVTIHQPSAQLFAEFDRLLLLAKGGKTVYFGDIGDQAETVKEYFGRFGAACPAEVNPAEHMIDVVSGHLSQGKDWNEVWLASAEHGEVSAELERIIDEAASKPAGTVDDGHEFATTLWEQVKLVTERMNVSLYRNRDYVNNKMALHIFSALFNGFSFWMAGDSVSDLQLKLFTVFNFIFVAPGVLAQLQPLFIHRRDIFEAREKKSKMYSWVAFVTGLIVSEMPYLIICGVLYFVCWYYTVGFPAAPSRAGAVFFVMLMYEFLYTGIGQFLAAYAPNEVFAALVNPLLLGILVSFCGVLVPYQQIQAFWRYWIYYLNPFNYLMGSMLVFGLWGANVDCAEGEFAVFNPPNGTSCGAYLSRYFTQGLGAAGNLVNPGATSGCRVCPFTKAEDYLRGLNLTEYYYGWRDAAIVVLMVFSSYALVYGLMKLRTKTSKKAE from the exons ATGGGgtccaacggcggcgagacgttGGCCGACGCGGAGCGCTCGGCAAAGGGCCAACTGGAACATGACGACACCGAGTGGTCCATGAAGCCGGAGCTCGTCGCCTTCCGCCAACGAGACGACGACTCCGGATTCCCCTctcgcgagctcggcgtgaCCTGGAAGGGGCtcaccgtcgaggccgtcagcgccgatgccgccatgCACGAAAATGTCCTATCGCAGTTCAACATCCCTCAGCTCGTTCGGGAGTCGCGCAGCAAGGCACCGCTGAAGAAGATCCTCGACAACTGCCACGGATGCGTCAAGCCTGGCGAGatgctcctcgtcctcggtcgcccCGGCTCCGGATGCACGACCCTGCTCAACATGTTGGCCAACAAGCGAAAGGGTTACGCGCACGTCTCCGGCGACGTCCACTACGGCtcgatggccgccgacgaggcccgcCAGTACAGGGGACAGGTTGTCATGAACACCGAGGATGAGCTTTTCTTTCCCTCCCTCACGGTCGGACAGACGATGGACTTTGCCACTCGGCTCAAGGTCCCTTTCCGCCTTcccgacggcgtcaagtCGCACGAGGCACACCGCACCGACGCGCGAGACTTTCTGCTCCGGTCCATGGCCATCGAGCACACTCTCGACACCAAGGTCGGCAACGCCTTCGTACGCGGCGTCTCGGGCGGTGAGAGGAAACGCGTGTCCATTGTCGAATGCATGGCCTCGCGCGGAAGCGTCTTCTGCTGGGACAACTCCACCCGAGGCCTCGATGCCAGCAC CGCTCTCGAGTATGCCAAGGCCATTCGGGCAATGACCGACGTCCTCGGGCTCGCTTCCATCGTCACCCTATACCAAGCCGGCAACGGTATATATCAACTCTTCGACAAGGTCCTCGTGCTGGACGAGGGGAAGGAGATCTACTACGGCACCAGGAGTGAAGCTCGACCGTTCATGGAGAAGCTGGGCTTCGTctgccacgacggcgccaacgtGGCCGACTTCCTCACCGGCGTCACCGTGCCGACGGAACGGAGGGTTCGACCCGAGATGAGCCAAAAGTTCCCCCgcaacgccgacgccatccgCACCGAGTACGAAAGGTCTCCGATGCACGAGATGATGAGTGAGCAGTACAGCTATCCCTtctcggacgaggccaagcagAAGACGGTCATTTTCCAGGAAGGCATCGCCATGGAGCGAGACAagaggctgccgtcgagcagtCCGCATACCGTCGGTTTCGCCGCCCAAGTGAAGGCGTGCGTCGAGCGGCAGTACCAGATCCTCTGGGGCGACAAGGCCACCTTTCTCATCAAGCAGATCTCGACCGTCGTCCAGGCTCTCATCGCGGGATCGCTCTTCTATcaggcgccggcgacgtcggccggcctGTTCCTAAAGTCCGGCGCCTGCTTCTTCGCGCTGCTCTTCAACAGCTTGCTCTCCATGTCCGAGGTGACCGACTCCTTTACCGGACGACCTGTGCTGCTCAAGCACAAAGCCTTTGCCTTTTTCCACCCGGCCGCCTTTTGCATCGCGCAGATTGCCGCCGACATTCCGGTCCTGCTCTTTCAGGTCTCCATATTTTCCGTCATCCTCTACTTTATGGTTGGCttgacggccgacgcggcgacCTTTTTTACCTTTTGGATCATCGtgctgacgacgaccttT TGCATGACGGCCCTGTTCAGAGCCATAGGCGCCTCGTTCAGGACCTTTGACAGCGCCTCCAAGGTGTCGGGcttcatcatcgccgcctccatCATGTACACGGGCTACATGATCGTGAAGCCCAAGATGCATCCCTGGTTCGTCTGGATCTTTTGGATCGACCCCCTGGCGTATGCCTTTGACGCTCTGCTGTCCAACGAGTTCCACGGCAAAGTTATAGCCTGCGTCGGCAACAACCTGATACCCAACGGCCCGGGCTTCACCTcctcggacggcggcggccaccaGGCgtgcgccggcgtcggcggcgccgtgcctGGCCAGACGCATGTCGACGGAGACATGTACCTCGCCGCGCTGTCGTACAGCCACGAGCACCTGTGGCGGAACGTGGGCATCGTGTGGGCGTGGTGGGCGctcttcgtcgccatcaCCGTCTGGTCCACCTCCCGCTGGCGGTTGTCGTCGGAGAACGGGCCGAGCCTGCTGATCCCGCGGGAGAATGCGGCCCGGCGTCTGCTTGGCCATCGCCGtcaggatgacgaggagggccAAGGTGCCCGGAAGGGGCTCGGGGCGaactcgagctcgccgtcggagggcaactcgggcgacgacgagaagcggGAGCAGACGGCGAGCATCACGCGCAACACGTCGGTGTTTACGTGGAAGAACCTCTCGTACACGGTCaagacgtcgtcgggcgATCGCCTCCTGCTCGACAACATCCAGGGCTGGGTCAAGCCGGGCAGCCTCACGGCCCTCATGGGCAGCTCCGGCGCGGGCAAGACGACGCTGCTCGACGTTCTGGCCCAGCGAAAGACCGAGGGCACCATCCGCGGCTCCATCatggtcgacggccgacccCTGCCCGTGTCGTTCCAGCGATCGGCCGGCTACtgcgagcagctcgacgtgCACGAGGCGTACGCGACGGTCCGGGAGGCGCTCGAGTTCTCGGCCCTCCTGCGCCAGGGCCGAGAGGTGCCGCGGCGGGAGAAGCTGGCGTACGTCGATAGCATCATCGACCTACTCGAGCTccacgacctcgccgacacgctcatcggcgaggtcggGGCCGGGCTGAGCGTCGAGCAGCGGAAGCGTGTGACCAttggcgtcgagctcgtggcGAAGCCGAGCATCCtcatcttcctcgacgagccgacgtcgggcctcgacggccagtcGGCCTTCCACACGGTCCATTTCCTGCGCAAGCTCGCGGCGGTCGGCCAGGCGGTGCTCGTGACGATCCaccagccgtcggcccaGCTGTTTGCCGAGTTCGACcggttgctgctgctcgccaagGGCGGCAAGACGGTGTACTTTGGCGACATCGGCGACCAGGCCGAGACGGTCAAGGAGTACTTTGGTcgcttcggcgccgcctgCCCGGCCGAGGTGAACCCGGCCGAGCACATGATCGACGTCGTCTCGGGACACCTCTCGCAGGGCAAGGATTGGAACGAGGTCTGgctggcgtcggccgagcacggcgaggtcagcgccgagctcgagcgcatcatcgacgaggcggcgtccaagccggccggcacggtcgacgacgggcacgagTTCGCGACGACGCTCTGGGAGCAGGTCAAGCTCGTGACGGAGAGGATGAACGTGTCCCTCTACCGCAACCGGGACTACGTCAACAACAAGATGGCGCTGCACATCTTCTCGGCCCTCTTCAACGGCTTCTCCTTCTGGATGGCGGGCGACTCGGTCAGCGACCTGCAGCTCAAGCTCTTCACCGTCTTCAACTTCATCTTCGTCGCCCCGGGCGTGCTCGCCCAGCTGCAGCCGCTCTTCATCCACCGGCGCGACATCTTCGAGGCGCGCGAGAAGAAGAGCAAGATGTATTCGTGGGTCGCCTTCGTGACGGGCCTCATCGTGTCGGAGATGCCCTATCTCATCATCTGCGGGGTCCTGTACTTTGTCTGCTGGTACTACACCGTCGGCttcccggcggcgccgtcgcgcgccggcgccgtcttcttcgtcatGCTGATGTACGAGTTCCTCTAcaccggcatcggccagTTCTTGGCCGCCTACGCGCCCAACGAGGTGTTTGCCGCGCTCGTCAAcccgctgctgctcggcatcctcgtctccttctgcggcgtgctcgtgcccTACCAGCAGATACAGGCGTTCTGGCGGTACTGGATCTACTACCTCAACCCCTTCAACTACCTCATGGGCAGCATGCTCGTCTTTGGCCTTTGGGGCGCCAACGTCGActgcgccgagggcgagttTGCCGTCTTCAATCCGCCCAACGGCACCTCGTGCGGCGCCTACCTCTCGCGTTACTTCACTCAGGGGCTAGGGGCCGCCGGCAACCTCGTCAACCCGGGCGCGACGTCCGGCTGCCGGGTGTGCCCGTTCACAAAGGCCGAGGACTACCTGCGAGGCCTGAACCtgacggagtactactacggTTGGCGGGACGCGGCCATTGTCGTGCTCATGGTCTTCAGCTCGTACGCGCTTGTGTACGGGCTGATGAAGCTGCGGACCAAGACGTCCAAGAAGGCCGAGTAG
- a CDS encoding drug resistance protein codes for MTASVRGADAGSRPDPRSGTGTGTGTGSPADASSGKGEEAKGGDQESAPPPAPSPLDLAHLGRRRPPLFAHWLAEVGFVTTIVLSMMLSEYFISGFSIVLPPLADALDIAIAARTWPAGVTNLTTAALLQPCARLCDLYGSRVVFLAGHAWLLLWSIVAGFSTSPIMLILCRAMQGIGPAAFLPAGLALLSQTYRPGPRKNLVFAIYGAFACLGFYVGIFVGALAVAFLTWRWYFWIGAAVGFAIALAALLTTIPRSERAVDPNVSMDWWGVVTIVPGLILVVFAFTDGGHAPDGWRTPYVYLSLLAGLIFLAAAVYVEGWVAKQPLLSPEIFRQRRGLKRLMGALFCSYGVFGLFLFYASFYIETVMHASAMLTAAWFTPMAVGGMILAITGGFILHLVPNRILMVISCLGFLLSTLLFALMPEEGSTSFLYWAYIFPAMLGGTIGVDITFNVTNVYITTAMPRRHQAAAGGLINSLLYLGIAFWLGIAELAVSAKVEADGRELDPRTQYQIGFWTGVALSVVSLALTVTVKMGQAEAALTADEKAELERQSEDS; via the coding sequence ATGACAGCCTCCGTGCGTGGCGCGGATGCGGGTTCCCGTCCCGACCCCCGttccggcaccggcaccggcaccggcaccggctccCCCGCCGATGCTTCCTCCGGTAAAggggaggaggccaagggaGGCGATCAAGAGTCTGCTCCCCCTCCtgctccctctcccctcgATCTGGCCCACCTCGGTCGCCGGCGTCCGCCCCTCTTCGCCCACtggctcgccgaggtcggctTCGTCACCACCATCGTCCTCTCCATGATGCTGAGCGAGTACTTCATCAGCGGATTCAGCATCGTGCTGCCgcccctcgccgacgccctcgacatcgccatcgccgcccgcACCTGGCCCGCCGGCGTCACGAACCTCACCACCGCTGCCCTCCTCCAACCCTGCGCCCGGCTCTGTGACCTCTACGGCAGccgcgtcgtcttcctcgccggtcACGCCTGGCTCCTCCTCTggtccatcgtcgccggcttcagCACGAGCCCCATCATGCTCATCCTCTGCCGCGCCATGCAGGGCATCGGGCCCGCCGCCTTCCTccccgccggcctcgccctcctgaGCCAGACGTACCGACCGGGCCCGCGTAAGAACCTCGTCTTCGCCATCTACGGTGCCTTTGCCTGCCTCGGCTTCTACGTCGGCatcttcgtcggcgccctcgccgtcgccttcctcACCTGGCGGTGGTACTTTTggatcggcgccgccgtcggtttcgccatcgccctcgccgccctaCTGACGACCATCCCTCGGTCCGAGAGAGCGGTCGACCCGAACGTCAGCATGGACTGGTGGGGggtcgtcaccatcgtccccggtctcatcctcgtcgtcttcgccttcaccgacggcggccacgcgCCCGACGGATGGCGGACGCCCTACGTCTACCTCtctctcctcgccggcctgatcttcctcgccgcagcCGTGTACGTCGAAGGCTGGGTCGCGAAGCAACCGCTGCTCTCGCCTGAAATCTTTCGCCAGCGGCGAGGCCTCAAGCGACTCATGGGCGCCCTCTTCTGCTCCTACGGCGTCTTcggcctcttcctcttctACGCCAGCTTCTACATTGAGACGGTCATGCATGCGTCCGCCATGCTCACGGCCGCTTGGTTCACCCCCATGGCTGTTGGCGGCATGATCCTCGCCATCACCGGCGGCTTCATCCTCCATCTCGTCCCCAACCGCATCCTCATGGTCATATCCTGCCTCGGCTTTCTTCTCTCGACCCTCCTCTTTGCCCTCATGCCGGAGGAAGGGTCGACGAGCTTCCTGTACTGGGCCTACATCTTCCCCGCCATGCTTGGCGgcaccatcggcgtcgacatcacTTTTAACGTCACCAACGTCTACATCACCACCGCCATGCCGCGCCGCCaccaggccgccgccggagggCTCATCAACAGCCTCCTCtacctcggcatcgccttcTGGTTGGGAATCGCTgagctcgccgtctcggccaaggtcgaggccgacggacGGGAGTTGGACCCCCGGACCCAGTACCAGATCGGTTTCTGGACCGGCGTCGCCCTCTCTGTCGTCTCCTTGGCGTTGACTGTGACCGTCAAGATGGGCCAAGCAGAGGCGGccctgacggccgacgaaaaggccgagctcgagcggcagAGCGAAGACTCGTGA
- a CDS encoding Ran1-like protein kinase produces the protein MIVATQTGHFSDEWFHAVEPEAPGDSFYFSSHVGHSSTPCHAFLPSIAFPWLLSGIQRSVDNSPTAHDLASPHSQIMQHHAPYGYPTPPASPAHDQVKCGIQSTYATRHFQAPCVPPTPEERLGKVLQGKLQLTDILGTGAYGVVYAAVDVKNGVRYAVKCLSKFNADGSPLDRRQASYQQREIKLHYMASAHPNVVSMLKIVDEPDCIYVILEYCPEGDLFLNITELGQYVGKDLLSKKIFLQILDAVEYCHKLGIYHRDLKPENILVTDQGETVKLADFGLATADDRSEDYGCGSTFYMSPECLDPSTRKPYYMCAPNDVWSLGVILVNLTCGRNPWKQASLQDSTYRAYARSRDFLKTILPLTDEFNDILARIFNPCPEYRITLSELRSRITGCHQFTVPAPAPTSMPTPPSTPSHSALYVNEEAIIDDSEYDSPLSPISTTSNEGSLSPSASTIDDLDDDDFFQEQQDVSREFIPQTYDSEAPGDLPAFHTPESIPQHYTGPVPVLNASLQVPPLLPVSCHQAPISAHAQYPPRSMFPLWEVVKYVQQAPMMHHPAAFHQQVPFLPSFQGCY, from the exons atgATCGTTGCAACCCAGACGGGCCACTTCTCTGATGAGTGGTTCCACGCTGTTGAGCCCGAGGCGCCGGGA GATTCCTTCTACTTCTCTTCACACGTTGGACATAGCTCGACACCCTGCCACGCTTTCCTTCCGTCCATCGCGTTTCCTTGGCTTCTCTCCGGGATTCAACGCTCAGTCGACAATTCGCCCACCGCCCACGACCTCGCATCACCACACTCGCAAATCATGCAGCACCATGCACCCTATGGATATCCCACGCCTCCCGCCTCGCCTGCTCACGACCAGGTCAAGTGCGGCATCCAGTCGACCTATGCTACGAGGCACTTCCAGGCACCCTGTGTCCCTCCCACTCCCGAGGAGAGACTAGGTAAGGTGCTCCAGGGAAAGCTCCAGCTCACCGACATCCTTGGCACCGGCGCCTACGGCGTCGTgtacgccgccgtcgacgtcaagaaTGGCGTACGCTATGCCGTCAAGTGCCTCAGCAAGTTCAATGCCGACGGATCGCCGCTGGATCGCCGCCAGGCTTCCTACCAGCAACGGGAGATCAAGCTCCACTATATGGCCTCTGCCCACCCCAACGTCGTCTCCATGCTCAAGATTGTGGATGAGCCGGACTGCATTTACGTCATTCTTGAGTACTGCCCCGAGGGTGACCTGTTCTTGAACATCACCGAGCTCGGCCAGTACGTTGGCAAGGACCTTTTGTCCAAGAAGATCTTCCTTCAAATCCTGGATGCCGTCGAATACTGCCACAAGCTTGGCATCTATCATCGGGACCTGAAGCCGGAGAACATTCTGGTGACGGATCAAGGGGAGACGGTCAAGCTTGCCGACTTTGGCCTTGCCACGGCTGATGACCGATCCGAAGACTACGGATGCGGCTCCACCTTCTACATGAGCCCAG AATGCCTGGAcccctcgacgaggaagccgtaCTACATGTGCGCCCCGAACGACGTCTGGTCGCTcggcgtcatcctcgtcaacCTGACGTGTGGACGCAATCCGTGGAAGCAGGCTTCCCTTCAAGACTCGACCTACCGAGCGTACGCTCGCTCCAGGGACTTTCTCAAAACCATCCTCCCGCTGACGGATGAATTCAACGACATCCTGGCACGCATCTTCAACCCTTGTCCTGAGTACAGGATCACCCTCTCGGAGCTCCGGAGCCGGATCACGGGTTGCCACCAATTTACCGTTCCTgccccggcgccgacgtccatgccgacgccgccctccaCCCCATCCCACTCTGCACTATACGTTAACGAGGAGGCCATCATTGACGACTCCGAGTACGACTCGCCCCTCTCGCCCATCTCCACCACATCCAATGAAGGCTCGCTTTCGCCGAGCGCATCGACGATTGACGacctggacgacgacgacttcttcCAGGAGCAGCAAGATGTGTCTCGCGAGTTCATCCCCCAAACATACGACTCTGAAGCGCCGGGAGATCTACCGGCCTTTCATACCCCAGAGTCCATTCCGCAGCACTACACGGGCCCCGTGCCGGTACTCAACGCTTCGCTGCAGGTGCCGCCGCTACTACCTGTATCCTGCCATCAGGCACCTATTTCTGCCCACGCCCAGTACCCACCCAGATCAATGTTCCCCTTGTGGGAAGTGGTCAAATACGTTCAGCAGGCACCCATGATGCATCACCCTGCTGCATTCCATCAGCAGGTTCCCTTTCTGCCTTCGTTCCAAGGCTGCTACTGA
- a CDS encoding C6 transcription factor — protein MVTKRRACDACYKRKIQCYSSEAGGDAACDWCQHHDLACTFDRVSRRKKRVTETGSRASLAKRLEQIEVALARSVVPQQTSTRSMGHTCTVCRSESSLRRLNRNSTPLGQIYFAGQNFGAICSRNGIPHFTNRGEQWIYAQTGQWPRFDHLYVDRSDDIGERAEIPAFSSSSRFPVAPRARLPEKRVLLLLLRAFVTSDFSRVFPLVDRALFEETARLAYEQSTPQTIEHVSAKACVFAFLSTVGTHFPELDAASDLDSDACAKEAQVLLSDILEDASITTLQTIFMLLLHETLCGHLQAASMYHAVACRTVFALGGHTLVHSLSKDGKPTAEEHEDGHLRMLFWLCYAFDKDIALRTGQPPIICDPFCDLTLPDGYEENHFADGRTGSSSYADVDSDSAANESQRPWLPSDLRLSLIKSKAVHALYSASSLRKSEAELLRTIRELDEELESWRLSVPAEFSPALSVRKHVKLADDLNKSKSMLHIELHLDYHYLLNVIHCASGRCLVDWNGPGKERTFGVQSSLDLSVEASRSTLIYLSAATHRLAGEAFWVFIFYPVSALMTLFFNILRNPLHEYAVHDVELLSSASDLIRSMPIRRVTAHETAYLQKMDGFVAELSRLSRCAIEKSRNSSSDAP, from the exons ATGGTGACGAAAAGGCGTGCCTGCGATGCGTGCTACAAGCGAAAG ATTCAATGCTACAGCTCCGAAGCAGGTGGCGATGCGGCCTGTGACTGGTGCCAACACCACGACCTCGCCTGCACCTTTGACCGCGTCAGCCGTAGGAAGAAAAGAGTAAC CGAGACTGGTTCGAGAGCGTCGCTTGCCAAACGCCTGGAGCAGATCGAGGTGGCTTTAGCTCGCTCCGTGGTACCGCAGCAAACGTCGACTAGGTCCATGGgccatacttgtacagtatgtcgATCTGAATCTTCGTTGCGTCGTCTCAACAGAAACAGTACCCCCTTGGGCCAAATCTATTTTGCAGGACAAAATTTTGGCGCCATCTGCTCGAGAAACGGCATCCCACATTTTACCAACAGAGGCGAGCAATGGATCTACGCGCAAACGGGCCAATGGCCTCGTTTCGATCATCTCTACGTCGACCGCTCGGATGACATCGGCGAGCGTGCCGAAATTCccgccttttcctcctcgagTCGATTCCCGGTGGCCCCGAGGGCACGGCTGCCCGAGAAGAGAGTTCTCCTGTTGCTGCTTCGCGCCTTTGTAACGTCCGACTTCAGCCGGGTCTTTCCCCTCGTCGACCGTGCCTTGTTCGAGGAGACGGCCCGGCTCGCATATGAACAGAGCACTCCCCAGACCATCGAACATGTCAGTGCCAAAGCCTGCGTGTTTGCCTTTCTCTCGACCGTCGGAACGCACTTTCCGGAGCTCGATGCTGCATCGGACCTGGACAGCGATGCCTGTGCCAAGGAAGCCCAGGTCTTGCTCTCGGACATTCTCGAAGATGCGAGCATCACGACCCTGCAGACCATATTTATGCTG TTGCTGCATGAGACCCTCTGCGGTCACCTTCAAGCAGCCTCCATGTATCATGCCGTTGCCTGCCGCACCGTCTTCGCCCTCGGAGGCCACACCCTCGTCCATTCCCTATCCAAAGATGGGAAAccgacggcggaggagcaCGAGGATGGCCATCTGCGAATGCTCTTCTGGCTATGCTACGCCTTTGACAAGGACATTGCGTTACGGACGGGCCAGCCGCCCATCATCTGCGACCCCTTTTGCGATCTCACGCTGCCCGACGGCTACGAGGAAAACCACTTCGCGGATGGCCGGACCGGTTCCTCATCCTACGCTGACGTCGACTCGGACTCAGCCGCGAACGAGTCGCAACGTCCGTGGCTTCCGAGCGATCTGCGGCTGAGCCTCATCAAGTCCAAGGCTGTGCACGCCCTCTACTCTGCTTCGTCGCTGCGCAAGTCGGAGGCCGAACTGCTGAGGACGATAcgcgagctggacgaggagctcgaaAGCTGGCGCTTGTCCGTTCCTGCCGAGTTCTCGCCCGCGCTATCAGTGCGGAAGCACGTCAAGCTTGCCGACGACCTCAACAAGTCCAAGAGCATGCTGCACATCGAGCTGCATCTCGACTATCACTATCTCCTCAACGTCATACACTGCGCCAGCGGTCGCTGCCTCGTTGACTGGAACGGACCCGGAAAGGAGAGGACGTTTGGCGTCCAGTCCAGCCTGGACCTGTCGGTCGAGGCCAGCCGGTCGACGCTCATATACCTCAGCGCCGCGACGCATCGCTTGGCTGGCGAGGCATTCTG GGTCTTCATCTTTTACCCCGTCTCCGCTCTCATGACTCTCTTCTTTAACATCCTTCGAAATCCTCTTCATGAGTATGCGGTGCATGACGTGGAACTtctctcgtcggcctctGATCTGATTCGGAGCATGCCCATCCGCAGGGTGACAGCACATGAAACGGCCTACTTGCAAAAAATGGACGGCTTCGTGGCGGAGTTGAGCCGACTGAGCAGATGTGCCATTGAAAAGTCGCGGAACAGCAGTTCCGATGCGCCTTGA
- a CDS encoding hypothetical protein (related to GIT1-Glycerophosphoinositol transporter also able to mediate low-affinity phosphate trans), whose protein sequence is MGLFRRSTQSEEDVDAAVDVAVEERRQKPFLEAALPVFACGAGLFSDGYINNVIGSVNTVLKLQYREIYTNSEAAKYVAGIAFAGTVIGQVVFGFTSDRWSRNNSLVLSTVILIIFTALATGSYFQGDAVGMFNMLAAWRFFVGIGIGGEYPAGSVGCAESTGDLKKGTRNRWFILFTNTMIDLGFVFGAFIPYVIAAATHDTNYSVIWRTSLGIGVIFPLSLFIMRLRLREPEGFTREAMTKQTPYWLVLKFYWPRLLCVSLIWFLYNFSSYAFGIYSSSILSGIYGDDAPLTTVFGWNTVINIFYLPGTLIGAFVSDWIGPKYTLVLGVTSQALVGYILAGVYDKIELHIAAFAIVYGIFMSLGELGPGNNIGLLAAKTCATGVRGRYYGIAAAVGKIGAFIGTLVFPYIQKAGGNKTQSAQYPFWVASSLALLSALIAFLFIPNICQDTITLEDRRFREYLESQGWDTTQLGKRSDKDQPRDAEQAEQIEQVEQQQVMDKATMG, encoded by the exons ATGGGCCTCTTCCGCCGCTCGACCCAGTCCgaggaggacgtcgacgcggccgtcgatgtggccgtcgaggagcgtcGTCAGAAGCCCTttctcgaggccgccttGCCCGTCTTCGCCTGCGGCGCCGGACTCTTCTCCGATGGCTACATCAACAAC GTCATCGGCTCCGTCAACACCGTTCTCAAGTTGCAGTACCGTGAGATATACACAAACTCTGAGGCGGCCAAGTATGTAGCCGGCATCGCCTttgccggcaccgtcatcggCCAGGTTGTCTTCGGCTTCACCTCGGACCGCTGGTCGCGCAACAACTCGCTCGTGCTCTCCACCGTCATCCTCATCATCTtcaccgccctcgccacGGGCTCCTACTTCCAGggtgacgccgtcggcatgttCAACATGTTGGCCGCCTGGCGCTTCTttgtcggcatcggcatcggtg GCGAGTATCCTGCCGGAAGCGTCGGCTGCGCCGAGTCGACCGGAGACCTTAAGAAGGGCACCCGCAACCGCTGGTTCATTCTTTTCACCAACACCATGATCGACTTGGGCTTCGTATTTGGCGCCTTCATTCCTT atgtcatcgccgccgcgacccACGACACAAACTACAGCGTCATCTGGCGCACGtcgctcggcatcggcgtcatcTTCCCCCTGTCGCTATTCATCATGCGCCTGCGCCTCCGGGAGCCCGAAGGCTTCACCAGGGAGGCCATGACCAAGCAGACGCCGTACTGGCTCGTCCTCAAATTCTACTGGCCACGCTTGCTCTGCGTCAGCCTCATCTGGTTCCTCTACAAC TTCAGCTCGTACGCCTTCGGCATCTATTCGTCGTCCATCCTCAGCGGCATctacggcgacgacgcccccCTCACCACCGTCTTCGGCTGGAACACGGTGATCAACATCTTTTACCTGCCCGGCACCCTCATCGGCGCTTTCGTCAGCGACTGGATCGGCCCCAAGTacaccctcgtcctcggtgtCACCTCCCAGGCCCTCGTGGGTTACATCCTGGCCGGCGTGTACGACAAGATCGAGCTGCACATCGCCGCATTCGCCATCGTCTACGGCATCTTCATGTCTCTTGGCGAGCTCGGGCCCGGTAACAACATTggtctcctcgccgccaagaCGTGCGCGACGGGCGTTCGCGGTCGCTATTACGGCatcgccgcggccgtcggtAAGATCGGCGCCTTCATCGGCACCTTGGTCTTTCCCTACATTCAAAAGGCCGGTGGAAACAAGACGCAGTCGGCCCAGTATCCTTTCTGGGTCGCATCCAGTCTCGCCCTCCTCTCGGCCCTCATCGCTTTCCTCTTCATCCCCAACATCTGTCAGGACACCATCACGCTCGAGGACCGACGATTCCGCGAGTACCTCGAGAGCCAGGGCTGGGACACGACCCAGCTGGGCAAGCGCAGCGATAAGGACCAGCCGCGCGATGCCGAGCAGGCCGAACAAATAGAGCAAGtagagcagcagcaggtgaTGGATAAGGCGACGATGGGTTGA